Proteins from a genomic interval of Mycobacterium conspicuum:
- a CDS encoding phosphotriesterase family protein translates to MPELNTARGTIDTADLGVTLMHEHVFIMTTEIAENYPEAWGDEDKRVADAITRLNELKSRGVDTIVDLTVIGLGRYIPRIARVAAATELNIVVATGLYTYNDVPFRFHYEGPGGLLGGPEIMVDMFVRDIEQGIADTGVKAGILKCATDEPGITPGVERVLRAVAQAHKRTGVPISTHTHAGLRRGLEQQRIFAEEGVDLSRVVIGHSGDSTDVGYLEELIAAGSYLGMDRFGIDAISSFEDRVNIVATLCERGHADKMVLSHDANCYFDALPEDLQRQMMPNWHYLHIHDDVIPALKQRGVTDEQLHTMLVDNPRRIFERQGAYE, encoded by the coding sequence GTGCCAGAACTCAACACCGCTCGCGGAACCATCGATACCGCCGATCTGGGCGTCACGCTCATGCACGAGCACGTCTTCATCATGACCACCGAAATTGCCGAGAACTATCCGGAAGCCTGGGGCGACGAGGACAAGCGGGTGGCCGACGCGATCACCCGGCTGAACGAGCTGAAGTCGCGCGGCGTGGACACCATCGTCGACCTCACCGTGATCGGGCTGGGCCGCTACATCCCGCGCATCGCCCGGGTGGCGGCGGCCACCGAGCTGAATATCGTTGTGGCGACCGGGCTTTACACCTACAACGACGTGCCGTTCCGGTTCCACTACGAGGGCCCGGGCGGGCTGCTCGGCGGTCCGGAGATCATGGTCGACATGTTCGTCCGCGACATCGAGCAGGGCATCGCCGACACCGGCGTCAAGGCCGGGATCCTCAAGTGCGCCACCGACGAGCCCGGCATCACGCCGGGCGTCGAGCGGGTGCTGCGCGCCGTCGCGCAGGCGCACAAGCGCACCGGGGTGCCGATCTCCACGCACACCCACGCGGGTCTGCGGCGCGGGCTGGAGCAGCAGCGCATCTTCGCCGAGGAGGGCGTCGACCTGAGCCGGGTGGTGATCGGGCACTCGGGCGACAGCACCGACGTCGGCTACCTCGAGGAGCTCATCGCCGCCGGCTCCTACCTGGGCATGGACCGCTTCGGCATCGACGCGATCTCGTCGTTCGAGGACCGGGTGAACATCGTGGCGACGCTGTGCGAGCGCGGGCACGCCGACAAGATGGTGCTCAGCCACGACGCCAACTGTTACTTCGACGCGCTGCCCGAGGACCTGCAGCGGCAGATGATGCCGAACTGGCACTACCTGCACATCCACGACGACGTGATCCCCGCGTTGAAGCAGCGCGGCGTCACCGACGAGCAGCTGCACACCATGCTGGTGGACAACCCGCGGCGCATCTTCGAGCGTCAGGGTGCGTATGAGTGA
- a CDS encoding TOBE domain-containing protein: protein MPNVRIREAAELLGVSDDTVRRWIDQGLLPVGRDASGRKVITGDALAEFARDNAARLPANPLNVQSSARNRFVGLVTRVVMDKVMAQVEMQCGPFKVVSLMSAEAARELKLEPGSLAVAVVKATNIIVETPNETR from the coding sequence GTGCCGAATGTGCGGATCCGCGAGGCGGCCGAGCTGCTCGGCGTCAGCGACGATACCGTGCGCCGCTGGATCGACCAGGGACTCTTGCCCGTCGGTCGCGACGCGTCCGGCCGCAAGGTGATCACCGGCGACGCTCTCGCCGAATTCGCCCGTGACAACGCGGCACGGTTGCCCGCCAATCCGCTCAACGTCCAAAGCTCGGCGCGCAACCGCTTCGTTGGCCTGGTCACCCGGGTGGTCATGGACAAGGTGATGGCCCAGGTCGAGATGCAGTGTGGGCCATTCAAAGTCGTTTCTCTGATGAGCGCCGAGGCTGCCCGCGAACTGAAGCTCGAGCCGGGCAGCCTCGCCGTCGCTGTCGTCAAGGCGACCAACATCATCGTCGAGACCCCCAACGAAACGCGGTAA
- a CDS encoding acyltransferase family protein, translated as MVTSGERVGGTRSFLPAVEGMRACAAMGVVVTHVAFQTGHSSGVAGRLFGRFDLAVAVFFALSGFLLWRGHAAAARDAEPRPATGHYLRSRVVRIMPAYVVAVAVILTLLPDADHASPTVWLANLTLTQIYVPLTLTAGLTQMWSLSVEVTFYLALPILALLARRVPVQARVPAIAAVGVLSLAWAWVPIHTPSGVNPLNWPPTFFSWFAAGMLLAEWVHSPIGVAHRLARKRVPMALLAVLAYLVAASPLAGPAGLAVGSNGQFAVKAAMGAVVAWALVAPLVLDRADTEHRLLGSTAMVTLGRWSYGLFIWHLAALAMVFPVIGTFPFTGRMPTVLVLTLIFGFAIAAVSYGLIEAPAREALRRWEKRAATAPKVTDAEADSIAP; from the coding sequence ATGGTGACCAGTGGCGAGCGGGTCGGCGGGACCCGAAGCTTCCTCCCCGCTGTCGAGGGTATGCGCGCGTGCGCGGCCATGGGGGTGGTGGTCACCCACGTCGCATTTCAGACCGGGCATTCCAGTGGTGTCGCGGGCCGGCTGTTCGGTCGCTTCGACCTTGCCGTGGCGGTGTTCTTCGCGCTGTCGGGATTCCTGCTGTGGCGTGGGCACGCCGCGGCGGCCCGGGACGCCGAGCCCCGTCCCGCCACCGGCCACTACCTGCGTTCGCGGGTGGTCCGCATCATGCCGGCCTATGTGGTGGCGGTCGCGGTGATCCTCACCCTGTTGCCCGACGCCGATCACGCCAGCCCGACGGTGTGGTTGGCAAACCTGACGCTCACCCAGATCTATGTGCCGCTCACCCTGACGGCCGGCCTGACCCAGATGTGGAGCCTGTCCGTCGAGGTCACCTTCTACCTGGCGCTGCCGATCCTGGCGCTGCTGGCCCGCCGCGTGCCGGTGCAGGCGCGGGTGCCGGCGATCGCCGCCGTGGGCGTGCTCAGCCTCGCGTGGGCCTGGGTGCCGATACACACCCCGTCGGGTGTTAACCCGCTCAACTGGCCGCCGACGTTCTTCTCCTGGTTCGCGGCGGGGATGCTGCTGGCCGAGTGGGTGCACAGCCCGATCGGCGTGGCGCACCGCTTGGCCCGAAAGCGCGTGCCGATGGCGCTGCTGGCGGTGCTGGCCTACCTGGTGGCGGCCTCACCGCTGGCCGGCCCGGCGGGTCTGGCCGTGGGCAGCAACGGGCAGTTCGCGGTGAAGGCCGCGATGGGCGCGGTGGTGGCGTGGGCGCTGGTGGCGCCGCTGGTGCTGGATCGTGCCGACACGGAACACCGGCTGCTGGGCAGCACCGCCATGGTGACGCTGGGGCGCTGGTCCTACGGCCTGTTCATCTGGCACCTGGCCGCGCTGGCGATGGTGTTCCCGGTGATCGGGACGTTCCCGTTCACCGGGCGGATGCCGACGGTGCTGGTGCTGACGCTGATCTTCGGCTTCGCGATCGCCGCCGTCAGCTACGGCCTGATCGAGGCGCCCGCCCGGGAAGCGTTGCGGCGCTGGGAAAAACGAGCCGCGACGGCGCCGAAAGTCACTGACGCTGAGGCTGACTCAATCGCGCCATGA
- a CDS encoding acetolactate synthase large subunit has protein sequence MSKAAQLMVECLENEGVSVVFGLPGEENIRFVQALASSKTIRYILTRHEQAAAFMAEMYGRVTGRAAVVSATLGPGAINMQLGVADATTNSTPMVAISAQVGEDREYKESHQYVDLVSMFAPITRWAAGVPTARAIPEMFRKAFKVAETERPAAVYLAVPEHIDADEADYDLTPLPRNVVRAEAPAPGQVERAVDVLRGAKRPVVLAGHGAARADATAALVRFSQQLGIPVANTFHGKGVMPDDHPNTIGTIGFMRHDYVNFGFDNADVVVAVGYELQEFDPVRINPQADKKIIHVHRFPAEVDMHYPVSVGIIGDISASLIALTDALAGTRFDDGADIPGSGLLSEEYARGQQDSRYPLAPQRVVADTRAAMGRDDVVLVDTGATKMWMARLYPTYERNTCLISNGLSTMGFALPGALGVKLARPEAKVLAVVGDGAFLMNSQEIETAVRERIPLVVLIWDDGGYGLIEWKMDLELGEHHFVRFGNPDVVTYAESFGAKGYRITSADELLPTLQAALDDDGVSLIWCPVDYSENLRLTDRLGELDETL, from the coding sequence ATGAGTAAAGCCGCTCAGCTGATGGTCGAGTGCCTGGAGAACGAGGGGGTGTCCGTGGTGTTCGGGCTGCCCGGGGAGGAGAACATCCGGTTCGTGCAGGCGCTGGCCTCCTCGAAGACCATCCGGTACATCCTGACCCGGCACGAGCAGGCGGCGGCGTTCATGGCCGAGATGTACGGCCGGGTCACCGGCCGCGCCGCGGTGGTGTCGGCCACCTTGGGCCCGGGCGCGATCAACATGCAACTCGGCGTCGCCGACGCCACCACGAACAGCACCCCGATGGTGGCGATCTCGGCGCAGGTCGGCGAGGATCGCGAGTACAAGGAGTCGCACCAATACGTCGACCTGGTGTCGATGTTCGCCCCGATCACCCGCTGGGCCGCCGGCGTCCCGACCGCCCGCGCCATCCCGGAGATGTTCCGCAAGGCGTTCAAGGTCGCCGAAACCGAGCGCCCGGCGGCCGTCTACCTGGCCGTGCCCGAGCACATCGACGCCGACGAGGCCGACTACGACCTAACCCCGTTGCCGCGCAACGTGGTTCGCGCCGAGGCCCCGGCGCCCGGTCAAGTCGAACGCGCCGTCGACGTGCTGCGCGGCGCGAAGCGGCCGGTGGTGCTGGCCGGACACGGCGCCGCCCGCGCCGACGCCACCGCCGCGCTGGTCCGCTTCTCCCAACAACTCGGCATCCCGGTGGCCAACACCTTCCACGGCAAGGGCGTCATGCCCGACGACCACCCCAACACCATCGGGACCATCGGGTTCATGCGGCACGACTACGTCAACTTCGGATTCGACAACGCCGACGTGGTCGTCGCGGTCGGCTACGAACTGCAGGAATTCGACCCGGTCCGGATCAACCCGCAGGCCGACAAGAAAATCATCCACGTGCACCGCTTCCCCGCCGAGGTCGACATGCACTATCCGGTGAGCGTGGGCATCATCGGCGACATCAGCGCCTCCCTGATCGCGCTGACCGACGCGCTCGCCGGCACCCGGTTCGATGACGGCGCCGACATACCCGGTTCCGGCCTGCTGTCTGAGGAATACGCTCGCGGACAACAGGATTCGCGCTACCCGCTGGCCCCGCAGCGGGTGGTCGCCGACACCCGCGCGGCGATGGGCCGCGACGACGTGGTGCTGGTGGACACCGGCGCCACCAAGATGTGGATGGCGCGGCTGTACCCGACCTACGAACGCAACACCTGCCTGATCTCAAACGGCTTGTCCACCATGGGTTTCGCGCTCCCGGGCGCTCTTGGGGTCAAGTTGGCGCGGCCGGAGGCGAAGGTCCTCGCCGTGGTGGGCGACGGCGCATTCCTGATGAACTCGCAGGAGATCGAGACCGCGGTGCGGGAACGGATCCCGCTGGTGGTGCTGATCTGGGACGACGGCGGCTACGGGCTGATCGAGTGGAAGATGGATCTCGAACTGGGCGAACACCACTTCGTGCGTTTCGGCAACCCCGACGTGGTGACCTACGCGGAAAGCTTTGGCGCCAAGGGCTATCGGATCACCAGCGCCGACGAACTATTGCCGACGCTGCAAGCCGCGCTCGATGACGACGGGGTGTCGCTGATCTGGTGCCCGGTCGACTACTCGGAGAATCTGCGATTGACCGACCGGCTCGGTGAGCTGGATGAAACGCTTTAG
- a CDS encoding NADP-dependent succinic semialdehyde dehydrogenase, translating into MPIATINPATGETVKTFTPATDDEVDAAIARAHERFLDYRHSTTFAQRAEWANNVADLLEKEADDVAAMMTLEMGKTLKSAKAEALKCAKGFRYYAENAEQLLADEVADAAKVGAKQAYTRYQPLGVVLAVMPWNFPLWQAVRFAAPALMAGNVGLLKHASNVPQSALYLSDVIIRGGFPEGCFQTLLISSSAVERILRDPRVAAATLTGSEPAGQSVAAICGDEIKPSVMELGGSDPFIVMPSANLDEAVKTAVTARVQNNGQSCIAAKRFIVHTDIYDAFVDKFVERMEALKVGDPTDPDTDVGPLATESGRDEIAEQVDSAVAAGAKIRCGGTRLDRPGWFYPPTVVTEITKDMALYTEEVFGPVASMYRASGIDEAIEIANATTFGLGSNAWTNDEAEQQRFIDDIEAGQVFINGMTVSYPELGFGGIKRSGYGRELAGLGIRAFCNAKTVWVGSVAAGDSGGDTKVE; encoded by the coding sequence GTGCCCATCGCCACCATCAACCCGGCCACCGGCGAGACCGTCAAGACCTTTACCCCCGCGACCGATGACGAGGTCGACGCCGCGATCGCGCGCGCCCACGAGCGGTTCCTGGACTACCGCCACTCCACCACCTTCGCCCAGCGCGCCGAATGGGCCAACAACGTCGCCGATCTGCTGGAAAAGGAGGCCGACGACGTCGCCGCGATGATGACCCTGGAAATGGGCAAGACGCTGAAGTCGGCCAAGGCCGAAGCGCTGAAGTGCGCCAAGGGTTTTCGCTACTACGCCGAGAATGCCGAGCAGCTGCTCGCCGACGAGGTCGCCGATGCCGCCAAGGTGGGCGCGAAACAGGCGTACACCCGCTACCAGCCGCTGGGCGTGGTGCTGGCCGTGATGCCGTGGAACTTTCCGCTCTGGCAGGCCGTCCGGTTCGCCGCGCCGGCATTGATGGCGGGCAACGTCGGGCTGCTCAAGCACGCCTCCAACGTGCCGCAGTCCGCGTTGTATCTGTCCGACGTCATCATTCGCGGCGGCTTTCCCGAGGGCTGCTTCCAGACGCTGCTCATCTCGTCGAGCGCCGTCGAGCGCATCCTGCGCGACCCGCGGGTCGCGGCGGCCACCCTGACCGGCAGCGAACCGGCCGGCCAGTCGGTGGCGGCGATCTGTGGCGACGAGATCAAACCCTCCGTGATGGAGCTGGGCGGCAGCGACCCGTTCATCGTGATGCCGTCGGCGAACCTCGACGAGGCCGTCAAGACCGCGGTCACCGCCCGGGTGCAGAACAACGGTCAGTCCTGCATCGCCGCCAAGCGGTTCATCGTCCACACCGACATCTACGACGCCTTCGTCGACAAGTTTGTCGAGCGCATGGAGGCCCTCAAGGTCGGCGACCCGACCGACCCGGACACCGACGTGGGTCCGCTGGCCACCGAGTCGGGCCGCGACGAAATCGCCGAGCAGGTCGACAGCGCCGTCGCGGCCGGCGCCAAGATCCGTTGCGGCGGAACGCGTCTCGACCGGCCGGGGTGGTTCTACCCGCCGACGGTGGTCACCGAGATCACCAAGGACATGGCGCTGTACACCGAAGAGGTGTTCGGGCCGGTCGCCTCGATGTACCGCGCGTCGGGCATCGACGAGGCGATCGAGATCGCCAACGCCACCACCTTCGGGCTGGGTTCCAACGCGTGGACCAATGACGAGGCCGAGCAGCAGCGCTTCATCGACGACATCGAGGCCGGCCAGGTCTTCATCAATGGGATGACGGTGTCCTACCCGGAGTTGGGGTTCGGCGGCATCAAGCGCTCGGGCTATGGCCGCGAGCTCGCGGGCCTCGGCATCCGCGCGTTCTGCAACGCCAAGACGGTCTGGGTCGGCTCGGTCGCGGCCGGCGATTCCGGCGGCGACACCAAGGTGGAGTGA
- a CDS encoding TetR/AcrR family transcriptional regulator produces MPTVTWARVDPARRAAIVEAAEAEFGTHGFSGGSLNVIARRAGVAKGSLFQYFADKRDLFAFIADIGSQRVRSYMEVRIRELDPSRPFFEFLTDWLDAWIAYFADHPHERALHAAATLEVDTEARVSVQNVIHRHYLEVLRPLVREAQARGDLRADADTDALLSLLLLIFPHLALAPYMRGLDPVLGLDEPTPEQPALAVRRLVAVLAAAFSPQAAPVKDVT; encoded by the coding sequence ATGCCGACGGTGACGTGGGCGCGCGTCGATCCGGCTCGCCGCGCCGCGATAGTGGAAGCCGCGGAGGCGGAATTCGGGACGCACGGATTTTCCGGGGGCAGCCTCAACGTCATCGCCCGGCGCGCGGGTGTCGCCAAGGGCAGCCTGTTCCAATACTTCGCCGACAAGCGGGACCTGTTCGCGTTCATCGCCGACATCGGCAGCCAGCGGGTGCGGTCCTACATGGAGGTCCGGATCCGCGAGCTCGACCCCAGCCGGCCCTTCTTTGAATTCCTCACCGACTGGCTCGACGCCTGGATCGCCTACTTCGCCGATCATCCGCACGAGCGTGCGCTGCACGCGGCGGCCACGCTGGAGGTCGACACCGAGGCGCGCGTCAGCGTGCAAAACGTCATCCACCGCCATTACCTGGAGGTGCTGCGGCCGCTGGTGCGCGAGGCGCAGGCGCGGGGCGACCTGCGGGCGGACGCCGACACCGACGCGCTGTTGTCGTTGCTGCTGTTGATCTTTCCGCACCTGGCGTTGGCGCCGTACATGCGCGGATTGGATCCGGTCCTCGGCCTCGACGAGCCCACCCCGGAGCAGCCCGCGCTGGCCGTGCGCCGGCTCGTCGCCGTCCTGGCGGCGGCGTTCTCGCCGCAAGCCGCGCCAGTCAAGGACGTCACCTGA
- a CDS encoding acyl-CoA dehydrogenase family protein, protein MLLNPNRLQRRYPDARSAEIMAATVEFFESRGKARLKHDDHERVWYSDFLDFIAKERIFASLLTPREYGASDCRWDTYRISEFAEIIGFYGLSYWYPFQVTALGLGPIWMSDNEDAKRKAAAQLEQGEVFAFGLSEQRHGADVYKTDMILTPTSDFGHGWVANGEKYYIGNANVARMVSTFGKIDDSSPDGEYVFFAADSHHDRYTLIKNVVNSQNYVANYALHQYPVTEADILHRGMDAFHAALNTVNVCKYNLGWGAIGMCTHAMYESVTHAANRYLYGTVVTDFSHVRRLLTDAYVRLVAMRLVATRACDYMRSASANDRRYLLYSPLTKAKVTSEGERVITALWDVIAAKGVEKDTFFETVAREIGLLPRLEGTVHINIGLLAKFMPNYLFAPDTELPVIGRRDDDADDSFLFAQGPTGGLGKVRFHNWCTAFDGHAHLPNVALLRDQVDVLAEMLASATPDAKQQKDIDFAFGVGQLFALVPYAQLILEEAGTTRVDDALLDEIFAVLVRDFNSYAVELHDKAATTDEQARFAMRMIRRPVADPGRYAQVWKDHVLPLNGAYEMRP, encoded by the coding sequence ATGCTGCTCAATCCCAACCGGTTGCAACGCAGATACCCCGACGCCCGCTCGGCGGAGATCATGGCCGCGACCGTGGAGTTCTTCGAGTCCCGCGGCAAGGCGCGGCTCAAGCACGACGACCACGAACGCGTGTGGTACTCCGACTTCCTCGACTTCATTGCCAAGGAACGCATCTTCGCCTCCCTGCTCACACCACGCGAGTACGGCGCCAGCGACTGCCGCTGGGACACCTACCGCATCAGTGAGTTCGCCGAAATCATCGGCTTTTACGGGCTGAGCTACTGGTACCCGTTCCAGGTGACCGCGCTGGGCCTGGGCCCGATCTGGATGAGCGACAACGAGGACGCCAAGCGCAAGGCCGCCGCGCAGCTCGAGCAGGGCGAGGTGTTCGCGTTCGGTCTCTCCGAACAACGGCACGGCGCCGACGTCTACAAGACCGACATGATCCTCACGCCGACTAGCGATTTTGGGCACGGCTGGGTCGCTAATGGCGAGAAGTACTACATCGGCAACGCCAATGTGGCCCGGATGGTCTCGACGTTCGGCAAGATCGACGACTCGTCACCAGACGGCGAGTACGTCTTCTTCGCCGCCGATTCCCACCATGACCGCTACACGCTGATCAAGAACGTGGTCAACTCGCAGAACTACGTCGCCAATTACGCGCTGCACCAGTACCCGGTCACCGAGGCCGACATCCTGCACCGCGGCATGGACGCGTTTCACGCCGCGCTCAACACCGTCAACGTGTGCAAGTACAACCTGGGCTGGGGCGCGATCGGCATGTGCACGCACGCCATGTACGAGTCGGTCACCCACGCGGCCAACCGCTACCTGTACGGCACCGTCGTCACCGACTTCAGCCACGTGCGCCGGCTGCTCACCGACGCCTACGTGCGGCTGGTCGCGATGCGGCTGGTCGCCACCCGCGCGTGTGACTACATGCGCAGCGCGTCGGCGAACGATCGGCGCTACCTGCTGTACAGCCCGCTCACCAAGGCGAAGGTCACCAGCGAGGGGGAGCGGGTGATCACCGCGCTGTGGGACGTGATCGCCGCCAAGGGCGTGGAGAAGGACACCTTCTTCGAAACGGTGGCCCGCGAGATCGGTCTGCTGCCGCGGCTGGAGGGCACCGTGCACATCAACATCGGGCTGCTGGCCAAGTTCATGCCCAACTACCTGTTCGCCCCCGACACCGAGCTGCCGGTGATCGGCCGCCGCGACGACGACGCCGACGACTCGTTCCTGTTCGCGCAGGGACCGACCGGCGGCCTGGGCAAGGTCCGCTTCCACAACTGGTGCACGGCGTTCGACGGCCATGCCCATCTGCCCAATGTCGCGCTGCTGCGCGACCAGGTCGACGTGCTCGCCGAAATGCTGGCCTCCGCCACCCCAGATGCCAAGCAGCAGAAGGACATCGACTTCGCCTTCGGCGTGGGCCAGCTCTTCGCGCTGGTGCCCTACGCGCAGCTCATCCTGGAAGAGGCCGGGACGACGCGGGTGGACGACGCGTTGCTCGACGAGATCTTCGCCGTGCTGGTGCGCGACTTCAACAGCTACGCCGTCGAACTGCACGACAAGGCGGCGACGACGGACGAGCAGGCGCGGTTCGCGATGCGGATGATCCGGCGCCCGGTCGCCGACCCGGGCCGCTACGCGCAGGTCTGGAAGGACCACGTGCTGCCGCTGAACGGCGCATACGAGATGCGCCCGTGA
- a CDS encoding AMP-binding protein, translating to MSEPVPPIGAQISALAAVTPDEPAVTCDGVTLTRAELDSSTNRLARAYAQLGVGVGDYVTMVLPNSIEWIQAAVACWKLGAVPQPLSARLPDAELAGLLELRPPALLVGRSHSEMPSVPAGFTPDPSLSDAGLPEAVSPVWKAMGSGGSTGRPKLIESGGDSRIPAAIGYPLGAQEGDTTLVPIPLSHNTGFTTATIALIMRHHLVVMSRFDPQQFLRLITEHRVTFLTTVPTIMQRTLPVYHADPGAYDLSSLRRFWHMGAPCPPAIKEAWINLLAPEVVWELYGGTELQALTFISADQWLTHRGSVGVVVAGEMKVLDDDGNPCPPGVVGEIYMRPSPGSAPTYRYVGTTAKSRDGWDSLGDLGYFDEDGFLYLSDRRVDMFTVGGRNVYPAEIESALSAHPDVLSCLVVGVPDPNSGDLGQVPYALVHTADGSTLDDEGVKEFLRESISSYKVPHIVEFVDTPLRDDAGKARRSAVRDEIMARLSQPQRQ from the coding sequence ATGAGTGAGCCGGTCCCGCCGATCGGCGCGCAGATCTCGGCGCTGGCCGCGGTTACCCCCGACGAGCCCGCCGTCACCTGCGACGGGGTGACCCTGACCCGCGCCGAGCTGGATTCCTCGACGAACAGATTGGCCCGGGCCTACGCGCAGCTCGGCGTCGGCGTCGGCGACTACGTGACCATGGTGCTGCCCAACTCGATCGAGTGGATCCAGGCCGCGGTCGCGTGCTGGAAGCTGGGCGCGGTGCCGCAGCCGCTGTCGGCCCGATTGCCGGACGCCGAGTTGGCCGGCCTGTTGGAGTTGCGGCCGCCCGCGTTGCTGGTGGGGCGCTCACACTCGGAAATGCCAAGCGTGCCAGCCGGTTTCACGCCCGATCCGTCGTTGTCCGACGCGGGGCTGCCCGAGGCGGTGTCGCCGGTGTGGAAGGCGATGGGGTCCGGCGGCAGCACCGGCCGGCCCAAGCTGATCGAGTCCGGCGGTGACAGCCGGATACCGGCCGCCATCGGTTATCCGCTGGGCGCGCAGGAGGGCGACACCACCCTGGTGCCAATTCCGTTGTCGCACAACACCGGGTTCACCACCGCGACGATCGCCCTGATCATGCGCCACCACCTGGTGGTGATGAGCCGGTTCGACCCGCAGCAGTTCCTTCGGCTGATCACCGAGCACCGCGTCACGTTTTTGACGACCGTGCCCACGATCATGCAGCGGACGCTGCCGGTGTATCACGCCGACCCGGGGGCCTACGACCTGTCGTCGCTGCGCCGGTTCTGGCACATGGGGGCGCCGTGCCCGCCGGCGATCAAGGAGGCGTGGATCAACCTGCTCGCCCCCGAGGTCGTCTGGGAACTCTACGGCGGCACCGAATTACAGGCGCTCACCTTCATCTCGGCCGACCAGTGGTTGACCCACCGCGGCTCGGTGGGCGTCGTGGTCGCCGGGGAGATGAAGGTCCTCGACGACGACGGCAACCCCTGCCCGCCCGGCGTGGTCGGCGAGATCTACATGCGGCCCAGCCCCGGTAGCGCGCCGACGTACCGCTACGTCGGCACCACGGCGAAGAGCCGCGACGGCTGGGACTCGCTGGGCGATCTCGGCTACTTCGACGAGGACGGGTTTTTGTACCTGTCGGACCGCCGGGTCGACATGTTCACCGTGGGCGGCCGCAACGTCTACCCCGCCGAGATCGAGAGCGCGCTGTCGGCGCACCCCGACGTGCTGTCGTGTTTGGTCGTCGGCGTACCCGACCCGAACTCGGGCGATCTCGGCCAGGTGCCCTACGCCCTGGTGCACACGGCCGACGGCTCGACCCTGGATGACGAAGGGGTGAAAGAGTTTCTGCGCGAGTCGATTTCGTCGTACAAGGTGCCGCACATCGTCGAATTCGTCGACACCCCGCTGCGCGACGACGCCGGCAAGGCAAGGCGCTCGGCGGTGCGCGACGAGATCATGGCGCGATTGAGTCAGCCTCAGCGTCAGTGA
- a CDS encoding PE family protein produces MTLRVVPEGLAATSAAVEAITARLAAAHAAAAPAISVVLPPAVDPVSTWAAAEFSAEGSQHEAVVARGVEVLGRAGLGVAQAGASYAAGDAAAASTYLLAGD; encoded by the coding sequence ATGACGTTACGAGTCGTTCCCGAGGGTCTGGCGGCGACCAGCGCGGCCGTGGAGGCGATTACCGCACGACTCGCGGCGGCGCACGCCGCCGCGGCCCCGGCGATCTCGGTGGTGCTGCCGCCGGCGGTGGACCCGGTGTCGACGTGGGCCGCGGCCGAATTCAGCGCGGAGGGCAGCCAACACGAGGCGGTGGTGGCCCGCGGCGTCGAGGTGCTGGGTCGGGCGGGACTCGGAGTCGCGCAGGCCGGGGCAAGCTATGCCGCCGGAGACGCGGCGGCCGCCTCGACGTATCTGCTTGCCGGTGATTGA